TCAACTCACAGAATGAATCAATTTACTGACTCAGTAAATGGTAATGATTCAACactttaaaaatcaaaacataacACTATTTATTTACCAAATCAACAAAAGTCTGGTATGACGAAAGCAATCTTCCCAAAATTACATGTAGGGGTTCTTCATAAATGAAATTACTGATAGGTAACCTCTTGGCTTATGATCAATGAGTTTGCTATTGATTGTTGTTTCTCTACGGAtctttaaaaaattgaaattattagAATTTTATCAGAAGGTTCTCCTTTATCTGAGCTTGTGGAATATTAACATCACCAGAAGAAAAGCTCTGACGTATTGTATTAATACCATATATgttaatacaaatgatatacaatgtaattgatAAGAGGAACATTTAAGAGCAGAACAATACAGACAAGATCAGACTTACCTAGATGTCTGATAGAATCAGTAAATATAATACTTCAGTGAACACAACGATCTCTCGAGTATCTCTAGTAAACAAATTGTAGAGTCGGGGAATGATATACAGGATGTTTCTGGCATGAATTCattgtgtatgtgtgatatAAACGTATTTTGACTTATAAAGTAATGCAGTTGCCAACTGCATACCATGCAACAAGCAGAACATCTCAATGTAACATGGAATAACCTACATCTGGTCATAAGCCCACCCATATTGTATACCGTAGTCAGCCTAATAGGCACACCTGCCACAATAAGCCAACCCATATTGTATACCATAGTCGACCTAATAGGCACACCTGCCACAATAAGCCCACTCATATTGTATACCATAGTCAGCCTAATAGGCACACCTGCCCCAATAAGCGCTCCcaaactttttcaaaaaaagaaTTGTGctaaatgaaacatttaaagtTCCTTACTTCACTGATCTGCCATATAGTCTTCAGTCTTTTAATCAAAGTCTCTAGATTGTTTTCACTacataatagatatataaatgaaaaaaaaagttgcttTTTCCaatcaaatgtcatacatggttttattaaggGCTCCCCTTTGATGTTTTTGTAAGCACCTGttcttattaggtcaaatacggtaaatTGCTATTTAGTGATAGGTCTGTATAAATTGAATCcccctgggcttattgcaggatattTATGGTAAATTAGTAATGTTTTGAATAAGATCAACATAGATATACATAAAAATAGGTTTATACCATTTTGTATTGTGGTTTTGTACCTTATCTTAGTGTGAAGCTGTATATAACTGTACactgtgtatattatgtatttaaaatttatagCTGAACTGAATGGGGaatgtttatatgtatcataGTATATAGCAGGCCTGGGTTTTAAATGCCCCATTTAATAAACTTATCAGCTGTTTGAATGGTATTTAAAAGCTCTTTCAAACCAATTTATATACTTTTACTATGGAATTATCTCACAGAAGACAAATAATTTGTCAAACACTTGTCTTATCGgacattttaatgataattttcGATGTGAAGAAggattaaattgtattttacagTGGTTATTACTTTAAGTGTTTAGAAGGCAAATAAGTCCTTTAGAAATGTCtgcaaaactttttttttttaattggccTCCCTCCCTTAAGTTGCATGTTTTAGCCTGATCATTACCAGCTAAGTATACTGTATGTCTAAGCCAGGTTAAGGTAGAGAACAAATGCCACCATAtaattgtctgtctgtccttctaCACTTTGGCTGGTCCGGGCTGTACCTCCAACATCACTGGATTGCCAAAGCCAGGTTATTTTAGGGGACTGTCCCCCCTAGTCCCCCACCACGAACCTTAGGACACAACAGGTTTTCGTTAATACGTCCACACTTCAGCTTGCTTGCAACTGGAAGTTCCTGTTTGGGGCATGTGTTCACTTAAGTGAGACGGTGTGTCATctaccaaaagtaggtcactctgacctacatttttacctttgacctacatctgGTGGAGGAAATTTGATTCACGGAATTGTCTTGCTTAGTAGACATGAAAGAAGCAATGAGCTTCAAATGACTAATTATAAACTGCTTGTTTATACTGAAACCAGACAGATTTACATGTGATCTTTTTGATGAGATTGAGTTGTCAATGCTCTGTAGAACATAGGATCACCTTTACATGTGGCATACATTGATGTGGCTGACCTTTTCCTATTTCTGTTTCAGATGTAATTGTTCAGTAAAAGCTGAGTGACAGACGGGACAGACAGGCCTAACATAGCAGTCCTACAAACGGTCTGGTGACCCAGACACAAGAGTAAGTACTGAAAACCATGCTCATGTCCTAATCTGTATCATTAGCAAGCTTTTCAACCTGCTTTCAAGCTAATCCTTGTTGGATTTCACACAGAATCTAACATGTTTAATTATGTCATAGACAAATAtaaagattatatatttattgtaactctatttatgtatttacaacatatattcataaaaagaaacctatttatagaaaataagaATATTATCGTATTTACCTTACAATAACCTGATAGTATGTAAAGCATATACCTATGTCTATTGTATTTCAGCTATACTGGCTTAGACTATTTCATTTTCCTGAAATAAGCATGTACACTATTCTTTGAGTGGGAGTTTATGTGTTGGCCCCAAGGCAAGGATAAATCTTTAAAGCCATGCAaggatatcaatattttagatAACATCTATAATaatgtgaagaaaaaaaatgatcgAAAAGAcgatgaatataaatatataatgaataaaCTTCCACTCATGCACATATTCAATTATAAcaataatattgaaataaaacgtATACTCAGTTGCAATATAATCTGTTTTTACAATTTCAGAATTGGAATAATGATACAACTATTGTACTGATGTATCCATATATTGTTACAGTTACTGCGAACCTATTAAATGTTTTgtacataatattttttttccaatatgcCACCGACAGCGGTGGAATTGTTTTTCCAGTGATTGATATTTTTGAGATAtaatgtgattttgttttttgtagcAATATGCCTTTGCTCgatgatgaagatgataatAAGGGTGGGCttgtgttttttgtgttatatgccagctatatatatagccgtatatatatattcactgTCTATTACTAGCACTCACAAAAgtatattaattatcattttacatgtagTTCTTGTTaattttagtacattttatagtgcatatatatgtatatatttagatactTAAACCTCCCTTAGATTTCTATTGTATTTGTGTATACATTGACAATAAGATTGACAATGCTATATGGTGTGGCTTATatactgaaatatcacataatCTGCCTGTTATCCTGGGAATTTGtccatgtaatattttgtatatatgcatGTCACCAGTGTAACTTATCCTGGAAATTGATTGAcatcaaaatatgaaatgatataaCATCGTGAATTGAAAATTGGGCAGCAAACTGGCTGCCTCTGTTTCTTTTTGTATTCCCATCCACATATTGATTTTTCAACTTCTTTATATTCTAAAGTTTTcaaattatgtgataaaaagtgtcttttttgttttcatttcatatgagattttatgaaacttgtcACAAAGTCTTAATTTTTGCTCACCAAGACTGAAAAACGTGTCTCATTTCATATCTCGTATGATATAGAAACAGAGTTACGATTTTCTATCTAAGAACTAGCAGCTTTCGTCTTTCAGTGTTTTACAGGTATGgtgattttgttttacatgAAAAGATAAAGAAATCTGCCTGTAAGCCTATAGTGAAAGTTACTGGTTTTTAATTAGTCATttatatgtttcattgtttgTCTCGATTAAGCTACAAGGACAAACCATTCTTTTTATTTAACAGACAGACTCTGTTAACAAACTCTAATAACTACaagatctttttttttaactttttttcaagatcttttttttttaactttttttcaagatcttttttttactttttttcttgATGTGGCCAATATTCTTCTTTACCTCACAAATAAAAACtgcttattttcatttttaaaatggcTATTTTTAAGTGACATATTGGTCTCAGCAGCAAAATAACTTCACTAAGGTATCTTTTATATTGAAACCACTTTAATTGCTTGATCGGAAGACCGAGAATTGGTTTCAAAAATCATTGACCATATAATCTGGCATATATCCAGTAATTACCCCATGGGGAGCCCCATGTTTACTTTCTAACTTTTGTATGCAATTATGCAGATGaacatgaaatattttggaaaaaataagCATATCACACACTTTTAATtcagcatttttttttgtactcaATTATTCATATTTAGGTTTTACAAATACCATCTAAGCTCTAATACATTCGACAAAAGTTGTTTACAAAATTGTGATTATCAAGAAAGGTGTCCTTATAATACAATCACTAGTATAGAGTAATGCCCTCCATAAACCATTGGaagttatacatattacatcaaGTGTATATGTCCAGAAAACAATCCTCTTCCCGTCCTAATGGAAGAtattgttgatatagacaggtaacaATGACGATGTTGCTTAACAAAGTTCCACTGAATCAACTggaattttcaattttgattttgttcttTAGTTTTTACTTAAGGTCAAGGTGACATTGAGGCCAAATTAGCTCTTTTTAATGACCAACTCTGTACAGTACTGGTTAAAGTAAGAGAGGAGACCTGGATAAAAACTAATATTAGTTAATTAATCATGGCCTCAAAGTTACTTTGGTCACGTTGaatggcttttttttttttatatactaaacattttatttattttgcagtATGGTATGTCCGTAGTATTAATGCATGTTGTATTTTGAGTTAATTACAAGAATATATTCTGATCGCCCAAAAATCAGTTATTGTCCTTTCAAACTCATATATTTATTGAGCATTAATAGTTCCAATTTGTTAAATTGATTATTGACTTTGATATTTACACAATTTTGAATAATTGTTTATGCCTCAAGAAGTCATAATTATTGGAGAAAATGCAAAAGTgttcaagggaaataactcctgtTTACTTCTTGTGTATAATTGTAAATGAAGAATAAGGTATATGTATTATTCATGTACTAATGAAAACTTTCTACTAAAAAGTTCTAACTAATGAGAAAATATGAGGTGCTTGCGGTAGTAAAGAATAGTGCATTGTGCATTTGTTAATATAACTGTTCAGACATTTGGAAATAATTTCTACATCAGAGTATATTTAACAATTCTTTAAGaattataaactttatttacaaAGTGCATCCTCATCAACAGAATCATACATTTATAAGTATTTAATGAAACGTTAACTGTAAAGATATGTTAGAAGGCATTAACAAGCGCTATTGTTTGGTCCATATAAGCTCTTTCATGTTCAGGGCCTCTTAGTTAGTCTATATGAAATGTCTAGGtatgaatttgatattttattgaacGTTAAAATGTTAATTTCGGATTTCTGAGATGTTCAATATATTCAGATATTTGGCATTTTGCCATTCGAATACTACTTTTGACATATTTTAGTATAAACTTTTGGTATAAACCATATTTTTTTGGACATATTTTGATTAGTTACCCTACTCTGTACGAGCCTCTGTATATCACAAAGTTTATCAGTATTCATTGGATTACAGCCTTCCCTGATCTGATCTGTAAACAcatcatattttaattttcatataggcctatataattataattatacttttaatttgatttttttttcatgagaATTAAACTGAAATGGCCCTGGAAATGAACCCTGTTATAGAATTTTGCAAACTAAAAAATATGAATAGGTTACAATTTCAGCATTTAATATCCAGGCAATCAAAATCCGTGAAAAACAGGATAAGTTTTTTTATCAGTTCATTATGTGTGATTAtcgatatcatatataatattccatatgtacaatgtatatacaacatggtttcatttttatataaatagcCTGTTTTTATCAGGTATTTAGCAGCTGTGTCTCATTTTACAGCCAACATGTGAGGTCCCCATCCGTCTCCTGGTACACTCACGAATACCCGATAAATTGATACGCTTTCCCATCAATCTGTATTTATCCTGTGATAATTACTGTTATGTCCATACCTCGACATAAATACTTGGTGCTGTAATTTACTCactgagataaaaaaaatcccccTCATTCTTCACTGTTGTCATCTAATGTCTGGGCTGTTGATTGTTTCAATAAATAGACTCAGTAAAGAATGATGGATGCCTTAGTAACAATGTTTATCAACCATGTAAGTTTTAAGTAGCGATTTATTTTAGAAGAATATCTAATAATTAAGGCTAAATTGAAATGTGTATTGTTACATATGTTGACTGATATGTTGCTGCTAAGTTTGAATTTAGATCTGTTACTTACCAGTATTAGTAGTAGTCACACTCAACATCAGGCAAAATCATCTGcctgaaatatcaaatataggtcactgtCACCTATACTTTCTGCTTTAAGCAATACCGGTCAgcacaaaatactgaaaaagtGTCAACAATTAAAAATATGCTTCAGGTCACTGTTTCCGTAAATCTCTATGGCATCTTTGGAAGACCAAATTTTTGCCGATATACTCGGAAATAGACATTTCCTTACAAGGTCTGAATGGAGGGGCCAcaatagctcagtcagttagagtgccagCCAGGTAACCTTAGGTAAGGGGGCctcgatagctcagtcagtttgAGTGCCAGCCaggtaacctcaggtgagggggcctcgatagctcagtcagtttgAGTGCCAGCCAGGTAACCTTAGGTAAGGGGGCctcgatagctcagtcagtttgAGTGCCAGCCAGGTAACCTCGAGTGAGGGGGCctcgatagctcagtcagtttgAGTGCCAGCCAGGTAACCTCAAGTGAGGGGGCctcgatagctcagtcagttagagtgccagCCAGGTAACCTtaggtgagggggccgcgatagctcagtcagttaaaGTGCCAGCCaggtaacctcaggtgagggggcctcgatagctcagtcagttagagtgccagGCAGGTagcctcaggtgagggggcctcgatagctcagtcagtttgAGTGCCAGTCaggtaacctcaggtgagggggccgcgatagctcagtcagttagagtgccagtcaggtaacctcaggtgagggggcctcgatagctcagtcagttagagtgccagtcaggtaacctcaggtgagggggcctcgatagctcagtcagttagagtgccagccaggtaacctcaggtgagggggcctcgatagctcagtcagttagagtgccagccaggtaacctcaggtgagggggcctcgatagctcagtcagtcagagtgCCAGTCaggtaacctcaggtgaggagGACCTCGATAGCTAAGTCAGTCAGAGTGTCAGTCAGGTAACCTCagaagacactttaccctaattactCTGGGTggcatgtgacaggcctccggtatgttattcagtgaggtagtcaccaacaaCTACCAGGAGACcttgcctcaaaatgaccttggctgtccATTTGGTGATGAATGTCTAAGCAACAAACAAAGGTCTAaattgtatgttacagaaaactTGTGAATTGTTTTGTTCATCAAACACATCATTAGTTACCTGAtttcaatggcacatactatatCCAACTTAATTTGAAAGACCCTCTGATACTTTgcattttgggaaaaaataatgaaaagaaagacttccaaattttttttaaaaacaagcCTTATTCATTGAGCACTCTTTTTCTTCAGTTCAAAGGTTAAGTATATTGAAAGAATGAGAGGTTTGAACCGGAAAATGATAGTAAGTCAAGTAGTAGCATACTTAATATTACACTGCATTGTATCAATTTCGACACCAACTTCTTTGATTGTGCAATCTTTCTTTTGATATCACCATGAACCTGACAAAATAgaatataatgtattgtttagtaaggaatatttgtttgtttgattgattAATGATAAATTCTTTTGTGTATTTCAGTGGCGGAGCCAGGAGCTGGTTTTGACTCCCGAGGGATGGGTCTCAAGATTCAGAAAAAACTCCTCGGGAAAATGTCAAGCAAATCGATCGCAAAACACTTCATTGATGATACCACGGGTAAGGTGCTAGATGCCACCTACAAAATCATGAAGGAATATGCCAGCAAAAAGGATGCTGAGAAGATGATGAAATGTATCATCAAGATCGTTGTAAAAGTTGGAATATTATACAGAAATGACCAATTCAATGCCGACGAGTTGGCTATGGCCGAATCATTCAAGAAAAAGTTTCATTCATTAGCAATGACAGTCATTAGTTTTCATGAAGTGGAGTTTACATACGATGCAGGATTTCTCAAGTCGAGTATCGAAGAGTGTAGACAACTTCTACAGACTCTCATAGATCGACATTCTACAGACAAGACCAAAGGTCGTGTAG
The sequence above is drawn from the Pecten maximus chromosome 9, xPecMax1.1, whole genome shotgun sequence genome and encodes:
- the LOC117335034 gene encoding tumor necrosis factor alpha-induced protein 8-like isoform X2, whose translation is MAEPGAGFDSRGMGLKIQKKLLGKMSSKSIAKHFIDDTTGKVLDATYKIMKEYASKKDAEKMMKCIIKIVVKVGILYRNDQFNADELAMAESFKKKFHSLAMTVISFHEVEFTYDAGFLKSSIEECRQLLQTLIDRHSTDKTKGRVDHVFQSFCDEKLMDVIFASEGKFHEFMKSIVINLRKMMDEGNL
- the LOC117335034 gene encoding tumor necrosis factor alpha-induced protein 8-like isoform X1 — translated: MPLLDDEDDNKVAEPGAGFDSRGMGLKIQKKLLGKMSSKSIAKHFIDDTTGKVLDATYKIMKEYASKKDAEKMMKCIIKIVVKVGILYRNDQFNADELAMAESFKKKFHSLAMTVISFHEVEFTYDAGFLKSSIEECRQLLQTLIDRHSTDKTKGRVDHVFQSFCDEKLMDVIFASEGKFHEFMKSIVINLRKMMDEGNL